The following coding sequences lie in one Dehalococcoidia bacterium genomic window:
- a CDS encoding OB-fold domain-containing protein yields MAEEKKEELIGVEFFSKIPYNWSMGPYVGTVFTEMKENKRIWGIRCPNCKKLLFPPEAMCGYCFTEFTHDNWEEIGDEGTVVQFTKAGMPIFDIRKGTFAFSERPLANIQFDTGPYIMHWLEEKDMEKLHLGMRVKAVWREQGRGRGYEDIMYFRAIEEKK; encoded by the coding sequence ATGGCAGAAGAGAAAAAAGAGGAATTGATCGGTGTAGAGTTCTTCTCCAAGATACCGTATAACTGGTCCATGGGCCCGTACGTCGGCACCGTCTTTACGGAGATGAAAGAAAATAAGAGGATATGGGGCATCAGGTGCCCCAACTGCAAAAAGCTGCTGTTCCCGCCCGAGGCGATGTGCGGCTACTGCTTCACCGAGTTCACTCATGATAACTGGGAGGAGATCGGGGACGAAGGAACTGTAGTGCAGTTCACTAAGGCTGGGATGCCCATCTTCGATATCCGCAAAGGAACTTTCGCGTTTTCCGAGCGCCCTCTGGCCAATATACAATTCGATACGGGACCTTACATCATGCACTGGCTGGAGGAAAAGGACATGGAGAAGCTGCACCTCGGCATGAGGGTCAAGGCTGTATGGCGCGAGCAGGGACGCGGCCGTGGATATGAAGACATCATGTATTTCCGCGCTATTGAGGAGAAGAAGTGA
- a CDS encoding Zn-ribbon domain-containing OB-fold protein, with protein MTTTPMKPTTPVIFSGHMVYTHKFEAGRTGSRFLRELRDGKKIMGLKCPNCNKVHVPPRSTCKECFSQLDKWVEVGSEGKLLTYTVLRVPRDAEKDVLKRQLPVAYGIIKLDGADTGFVHMLGEIDLDNIKIGMRVKAVFREDERTGNILDINYFKPVSKSRKR; from the coding sequence ATGACTACAACACCAATGAAGCCAACTACACCGGTTATTTTTTCGGGGCACATGGTATATACCCACAAGTTTGAGGCTGGCAGGACCGGGAGCAGATTTCTCAGAGAGCTGCGCGACGGTAAGAAGATAATGGGATTGAAATGCCCCAACTGTAACAAAGTCCATGTTCCACCAAGATCGACTTGCAAAGAGTGCTTCTCACAGCTTGATAAGTGGGTTGAGGTCGGCAGTGAAGGCAAATTGCTCACCTATACCGTTCTTCGCGTTCCCCGCGACGCCGAGAAGGACGTATTAAAGAGACAGCTTCCCGTCGCCTACGGCATAATAAAGCTGGACGGCGCCGACACCGGCTTTGTGCATATGTTGGGCGAGATCGACCTGGACAATATCAAGATAGGCATGCGGGTTAAGGCGGTATTCAGAGAGGATGAACGCACCGGCAACATCCTCGATATCAATTATTTCAAACCGGTATCTAAGTCACGAAAGAGGTGA
- a CDS encoding CoA transferase produces MTSHQEGALTGYRILDLTDSKGAYCARTMGDLGADVIKIESPQGDTGRSIPPFFNDDPHPEKSFFYIYRNASKRGITLNIETEQGINLFKKLAEKADVVVENFGPAYMDDLGLGYEDIKKINPNIVMASFTEFGTDGPYKNYKGSNIVDFALSGVMITSGYPGKAPTLLPGMPAYDAASLIAVVEIIAALYARPVIGGGQKIDASVHEIARTGLYPWSVPIYSHSLTPGGPLPMPESRLGDSIYPVYPTKDGHIRVIALTPRQWQALVKVLGSPEVLSLPEWESFIYRIGNSQDLLAIMLEFTTQFTQMEIWEKGFQEGVPIAPIYDIPTFINSPDANARNYFTKVTHPVIGEGLYPGPPYRWTATQPKIQSCAPLLGQHNEEIYCNELGLSKEDLVILKGAGVI; encoded by the coding sequence TTGACAAGTCATCAGGAAGGCGCGCTGACAGGATATCGAATACTGGATTTGACCGACAGCAAAGGTGCTTACTGCGCAAGGACAATGGGAGACCTTGGAGCAGACGTAATTAAAATTGAGAGCCCTCAAGGAGACACGGGACGTTCTATCCCTCCGTTTTTCAACGACGATCCCCATCCCGAGAAAAGCTTCTTCTACATATACCGCAACGCAAGCAAACGCGGCATCACCCTTAATATCGAAACCGAACAAGGTATAAATCTCTTCAAAAAGCTGGCTGAGAAAGCCGACGTGGTTGTAGAGAACTTCGGCCCGGCTTACATGGACGACCTTGGGCTTGGATACGAAGACATTAAGAAGATTAATCCAAATATCGTCATGGCCAGCTTCACGGAATTTGGCACGGACGGCCCGTATAAAAATTATAAGGGTTCGAACATCGTCGACTTCGCTCTCAGCGGCGTGATGATAACAAGCGGCTATCCCGGCAAAGCGCCGACACTGCTGCCCGGCATGCCCGCCTACGACGCCGCATCGCTGATAGCCGTTGTTGAGATAATAGCAGCGCTGTACGCCCGCCCGGTGATAGGCGGCGGGCAGAAGATAGATGCTTCGGTACACGAGATCGCGCGCACCGGCCTCTACCCCTGGTCGGTTCCGATTTATTCTCACTCTCTAACCCCGGGAGGCCCGTTGCCCATGCCGGAGTCTCGATTAGGCGACTCGATTTATCCGGTATACCCGACCAAGGATGGGCACATTCGAGTAATCGCACTTACGCCGCGGCAATGGCAGGCCCTGGTGAAAGTGCTCGGCAGCCCCGAGGTACTGTCGCTTCCTGAATGGGAAAGTTTTATCTACCGTATCGGTAACTCCCAGGACTTATTGGCCATAATGCTTGAGTTTACAACACAGTTCACTCAGATGGAGATCTGGGAAAAAGGATTCCAGGAGGGAGTTCCTATCGCTCCGATATATGATATACCCACGTTCATAAACAGCCCGGATGCCAATGCCAGAAATTATTTCACCAAGGTCACACATCCGGTTATCGGCGAAGGTCTCTACCCGGGACCGCCCTACAGATGGACGGCAACTCAACCAAAGATACAATCATGTGCCCCTCTTCTGGGACAGCACAATGAGGAGATATACTGTAATGAACTGGGCTTATCAAAAGAGGATTTGGTAATACTCAAGGGTGCCGGAGTGATATAG
- a CDS encoding CoA transferase, producing the protein MAQTALQDILVLDFGTGVAVPDGIRLLAELGAKVIKIESSKNLDFVRTIAAEKNSSAGFNETNRNKLSIGLDLQTAKGKDILKKLIEKADVFAENQRGGVAKSLGFDYESVRKIKPDIIYLSSQGFGGGGPHSDYPAYGPMLSAGSGMLSIWKHPDDPYPVGSNSPLPDHMASKQCAIGIMAALDYRRRTGKGQYIDMAQTEVAASLIGESYLDYTINKRVPEPKGNRCPYAAPHGAYPCTGMDNWVAISVFTDEEWHSFTKAIGHQEWDEDPKFATLLERLKNVDELDKLVAEWTTPLDAWDVQELLQKAGVPAGVVQRAPDTMKDPQILHDNALVELDHPIVGKRLYPNVALKLSGTPALASTPAPLLGQHTDEICRELLHMSDGDIENLKKEGVLESPDIQPK; encoded by the coding sequence ATGGCACAAACCGCTTTACAAGACATATTAGTTCTCGACTTCGGCACCGGCGTGGCCGTCCCGGACGGCATCAGGTTACTCGCGGAACTCGGTGCGAAAGTTATTAAAATCGAATCGAGCAAGAACCTCGATTTCGTGAGGACAATAGCGGCGGAGAAGAACAGCAGCGCCGGCTTTAATGAAACCAACCGAAACAAACTTAGCATAGGCCTGGACCTGCAAACCGCGAAGGGTAAGGATATTTTAAAAAAACTGATAGAGAAGGCGGACGTCTTCGCGGAGAACCAGCGCGGCGGGGTAGCCAAGAGCCTGGGCTTCGATTACGAATCGGTACGCAAGATAAAGCCCGACATCATATATTTAAGCAGCCAGGGATTCGGCGGAGGCGGGCCGCACAGCGACTACCCGGCATACGGCCCTATGCTGTCGGCAGGCTCAGGCATGCTCTCTATCTGGAAGCATCCCGACGACCCGTATCCCGTCGGTTCCAACTCCCCTCTGCCAGACCACATGGCGAGCAAGCAGTGCGCCATAGGAATAATGGCGGCTCTCGATTACAGACGCCGCACCGGCAAAGGACAGTATATAGATATGGCGCAGACGGAAGTAGCCGCATCCCTTATCGGCGAATCGTATCTCGACTACACTATCAACAAACGCGTACCTGAACCGAAGGGCAACCGCTGTCCCTATGCAGCCCCTCACGGAGCTTATCCCTGCACCGGCATGGACAACTGGGTTGCTATAAGCGTTTTCACCGACGAGGAGTGGCACAGTTTCACAAAAGCGATAGGGCATCAGGAATGGGACGAAGACCCTAAATTCGCAACACTATTGGAGAGGCTTAAAAACGTCGACGAGCTGGATAAGCTCGTCGCAGAATGGACAACCCCTCTCGATGCGTGGGATGTACAGGAATTGTTGCAGAAAGCCGGTGTACCGGCTGGTGTCGTACAACGAGCGCCTGATACGATGAAAGACCCGCAAATCCTGCACGACAATGCCTTGGTTGAGCTGGACCATCCCATTGTAGGGAAACGGTTGTATCCCAACGTAGCTCTAAAGCTGTCAGGGACGCCAGCGCTAGCCAGCACTCCCGCTCCATTGCTGGGACAACATACGGATGAGATTTGTCGCGAACTTCTTCACATGAGCGACGGTGATATAGAGAATCTCAAGAAAGAGGGTGTACTGGAAAGTCCAGACATCCAACCAAAATAA
- a CDS encoding Zn-dependent alcohol dehydrogenase: MKAAVLYEAGAPLKIEDVTLDEPGANEILVKLEATGVCHSDLHFMKGEMPAAMPVIPGHEGAGVVEKVGPGVTTVKPGDHVIMMVAFSCGKCRFCYEGRPTMCVENLPIQMMATLPYGQMRARKGDQQIHHLFGLACYAEKVVVHERSAVKVRDDAPLDVVCLLGCGASTGIGTAINTTKVKAGETIAIFGCGGVGLAAVMGAKLAGAKVIAIDALDNKLEMAKQLGADHVINAKNDDPQLKIFEINGGGVDYALEFIGNVDIMVKALGSIRPGGVFVVSGMAPITSMLTIAPFEFLLGKTITGAVQGDIIPQIDIPKYVDLYMNGKLPIDKLITKTYKLDQINEAFEAMKKGEVIRSVIKF; this comes from the coding sequence ATGAAGGCTGCTGTTTTGTATGAGGCCGGAGCTCCATTGAAGATTGAGGATGTGACGCTCGATGAGCCCGGGGCAAACGAGATACTCGTCAAGCTTGAAGCGACGGGAGTCTGCCATTCAGACCTCCACTTCATGAAGGGCGAGATGCCCGCGGCCATGCCCGTGATTCCCGGACACGAGGGAGCAGGCGTTGTAGAGAAGGTGGGGCCGGGCGTAACGACCGTAAAGCCGGGCGATCATGTCATCATGATGGTCGCTTTCAGCTGCGGCAAATGTCGTTTCTGTTATGAGGGCCGGCCCACGATGTGCGTGGAGAATCTGCCTATTCAAATGATGGCCACACTGCCGTACGGCCAGATGCGCGCACGCAAGGGAGACCAGCAGATTCACCACCTGTTCGGACTGGCCTGCTACGCCGAGAAAGTGGTAGTGCACGAGAGATCGGCGGTGAAGGTCAGAGACGATGCGCCCCTTGATGTAGTGTGTCTGCTCGGATGCGGCGCAAGCACCGGTATCGGCACTGCGATCAACACCACAAAAGTGAAAGCCGGAGAGACAATAGCTATTTTCGGCTGCGGAGGTGTGGGACTCGCCGCTGTCATGGGCGCCAAGCTTGCCGGAGCTAAAGTAATAGCAATCGACGCCCTGGATAACAAACTTGAGATGGCTAAACAACTCGGTGCCGACCATGTTATCAACGCAAAGAACGACGATCCCCAGTTAAAGATTTTTGAAATCAACGGCGGAGGAGTTGACTACGCTCTCGAGTTCATCGGTAATGTAGATATAATGGTAAAAGCACTCGGCTCAATCCGCCCCGGCGGTGTGTTCGTCGTTTCAGGCATGGCTCCTATTACCAGCATGCTGACCATCGCACCGTTCGAATTCTTACTGGGCAAGACGATAACCGGCGCGGTTCAGGGCGATATCATCCCGCAGATCGACATACCAAAGTATGTTGACCTTTACATGAATGGCAAACTCCCCATAGATAAGCTGATAACAAAGACCTACAAGCTGGATCAGATCAACGAGGCCTTTGAAGCGATGAAAAAGGGAGAGGTAATTCGCAGCGTAATAAAGTTCTAA
- a CDS encoding NAD(P)-binding protein yields the protein MAEETFDVVIVGGGNKALFLAMYLIKYANLSVGIYERRHEIGGCLATEEISAPGFRGNTHATIQLPFYYTPLWRDFPEIWEYGCRLEQHLVASGGSFLKDQNCLAIYSEKYDPDQTRTAEQIARFSKEDAEKWLRLRKYWMNPAAQAVQIDMMYKPAEIRAADPKVFERQLTQYPFMIEVGQGVNPDALILAAPHIHNVQELWESPEMQYCNIRFVLSAAMDPSQPGAGAWTFGFAAMQPSIAFIPGGTHQVAHAAHKILCRDGCKFFLGQEVKKCIIENAECKGIELVDGTKIKANKFVVSTLSPMQLAFDLIGEEYLDPAFKKRIKLIETEFGCLMWYTFACHEAPKYNVASFNPDINDSFWLGLAEDPDPYHVVREAYYGRLGMWPPTKDWCPTVWSHSMVDPLYAAPGKHIANNEQLGPPATAHTEDEWLDIKKWYAEELIKIWEKHAPNMNWDNIIGVDMNTPYDNLRMKNTGPNGTMSLIDRVSHQCDDKRPIPELANHRTPIKNLYATGAAWHLGANSGATESYNCYQIIAKDLGLPGPWQQGEDADTLYQTWLEVLKKTKESGLTSPLAKK from the coding sequence ATGGCTGAAGAGACGTTTGATGTTGTAATCGTAGGAGGAGGTAACAAGGCGCTGTTCCTCGCCATGTACCTCATCAAGTACGCTAACCTGAGCGTAGGAATCTATGAAAGGCGGCATGAGATCGGCGGGTGTCTGGCTACGGAGGAGATCTCCGCGCCGGGTTTCCGCGGCAACACACATGCAACAATCCAGCTGCCGTTCTACTACACGCCGCTGTGGCGCGACTTCCCTGAGATATGGGAGTACGGCTGCAGGCTGGAACAACACCTGGTGGCCAGCGGCGGATCGTTCTTGAAGGATCAGAACTGTCTCGCTATTTATAGCGAGAAGTACGATCCCGACCAGACCAGGACCGCCGAACAAATCGCCCGTTTCTCAAAAGAGGATGCGGAGAAGTGGCTCAGACTGAGGAAGTACTGGATGAATCCGGCGGCACAGGCCGTACAGATCGATATGATGTACAAGCCTGCCGAGATCAGAGCCGCCGACCCCAAGGTATTTGAGAGACAGCTGACACAGTATCCCTTTATGATAGAAGTAGGGCAGGGCGTGAACCCGGACGCGCTGATCCTTGCTGCTCCTCATATTCACAATGTTCAGGAGCTCTGGGAGAGCCCGGAGATGCAGTACTGTAACATCAGATTCGTGCTGTCAGCGGCTATGGACCCGAGCCAGCCGGGCGCCGGCGCATGGACGTTCGGATTCGCCGCCATGCAGCCGTCGATTGCGTTTATACCAGGCGGCACGCATCAGGTAGCGCACGCGGCGCATAAGATACTCTGCCGCGACGGATGCAAATTCTTCCTCGGACAGGAGGTCAAGAAGTGCATCATAGAGAACGCCGAGTGCAAGGGTATCGAGCTTGTAGACGGCACCAAGATCAAGGCCAACAAGTTCGTCGTCAGTACGTTGAGCCCGATGCAGTTGGCCTTCGACCTCATCGGCGAGGAATACCTGGACCCGGCTTTCAAGAAGCGGATCAAGCTGATTGAAACGGAGTTCGGCTGTCTTATGTGGTACACATTCGCTTGTCATGAGGCGCCGAAGTATAACGTGGCCTCGTTCAACCCCGATATCAACGACTCATTCTGGCTCGGTCTCGCCGAAGATCCCGATCCATACCACGTGGTGCGTGAGGCTTATTACGGAAGACTGGGCATGTGGCCGCCGACCAAGGACTGGTGTCCGACTGTCTGGAGCCACAGCATGGTGGACCCGCTCTACGCGGCGCCCGGCAAGCACATCGCCAATAACGAGCAGCTTGGCCCGCCGGCTACCGCTCATACCGAGGACGAATGGCTGGATATCAAGAAGTGGTACGCCGAGGAACTGATTAAGATATGGGAGAAACATGCCCCCAATATGAACTGGGACAATATAATAGGCGTTGACATGAATACGCCTTACGATAACCTTAGGATGAAGAACACGGGACCCAACGGCACCATGTCCCTTATCGACCGAGTATCGCACCAGTGCGACGACAAGCGGCCGATACCGGAGCTGGCCAACCACAGGACCCCGATAAAGAACCTCTACGCCACCGGCGCTGCGTGGCACCTGGGCGCAAACTCAGGCGCTACCGAGTCCTACAACTGCTATCAGATCATAGCCAAGGACCTCGGACTGCCCGGACCGTGGCAGCAAGGCGAAGATGCTGATACGCTGTACCAGACCTGGCTGGAGGTACTTAAGAAGACGAAAGAATCCGGGCTTACAAGCCCCCTGGCAAAGAAGTAG
- a CDS encoding CoA transferase subunit A translates to MPVNKIVSSFDKAVADIPDGATVMIGGFGTVSSTPTMLLEALARKGVKNLTTVSNSCGFGKDVWKLLGYKFPEDIDVLVRNNCIKKAIASAPVSAVYQNNFEKKLRAGEVELEMVPQGTLAERIRAAKAGLGGIYTPVGVGTVVETGKEVKTIDGRKYVLELPIKADFAVIKAHKGDRWGNLTYRYTSRTFNGTMAGAAKVTIAEVDEIVELGELKPDEIHTPGIYVDRVVKRPAEYVEADGGEISKEAQESHDRFMERKSA, encoded by the coding sequence ATGCCTGTAAATAAGATAGTGTCTAGCTTCGATAAGGCGGTAGCCGATATACCGGACGGCGCTACAGTAATGATAGGCGGCTTCGGCACCGTATCAAGCACTCCTACCATGCTCCTGGAGGCTTTGGCCCGCAAGGGAGTCAAGAACCTCACTACCGTATCCAACTCCTGCGGTTTCGGCAAGGATGTCTGGAAGCTGCTGGGATACAAGTTCCCGGAGGATATCGACGTTCTTGTGCGCAACAACTGCATAAAGAAAGCGATAGCCTCGGCCCCGGTCAGCGCTGTATACCAGAACAACTTTGAGAAGAAACTCCGCGCCGGGGAAGTCGAGTTGGAGATGGTTCCGCAGGGCACACTGGCGGAACGCATCAGGGCAGCCAAAGCGGGACTCGGAGGAATTTACACGCCGGTAGGAGTAGGTACGGTTGTCGAGACAGGCAAAGAAGTAAAAACAATCGACGGCAGGAAATATGTACTGGAACTGCCGATAAAGGCCGACTTCGCCGTAATCAAAGCGCACAAGGGCGATCGCTGGGGTAATCTGACATATAGATACACCTCGCGAACCTTCAACGGCACAATGGCCGGCGCGGCCAAGGTCACCATAGCGGAGGTTGACGAGATCGTAGAGCTGGGCGAGCTGAAGCCGGACGAGATACATACTCCCGGCATCTATGTGGATCGAGTGGTTAAGAGGCCAGCGGAGTACGTGGAAGCGGACGGAGGAGAGATCAGTAAGGAAGCCCAGGAGTCCCACGATAGGTTCATGGAAAGAAAGAGCGCGTAA
- a CDS encoding 3-oxoacid CoA-transferase subunit B, giving the protein MEEKFKLDRETMALRVAKEFQDGNYVNLGIGIPVLAANYIPAGREVIFQSENGVLGFGEITNVGEGDQDLQNAGGQTVRVQPGMSCFDHAESFTMIRGGHLDISVMGGFQVSEKGDLANYMVPERKIGTIGGAMDLAVGAKKLIVVMNHVTKDGKPRVVKQCTYPITAIESVSLLVTDIAVIEVTDKGLVLKEVAPGWTPEEVQKLTEPTLIVDPGCHDIELM; this is encoded by the coding sequence ATGGAAGAGAAATTCAAACTTGATAGAGAGACCATGGCCCTCCGCGTAGCCAAGGAATTCCAGGATGGCAACTATGTCAACCTAGGGATCGGGATACCTGTGCTGGCTGCGAACTATATACCCGCCGGCAGGGAAGTCATCTTCCAGAGCGAGAACGGCGTACTCGGCTTCGGCGAGATCACCAATGTTGGAGAAGGCGATCAGGACTTGCAGAATGCCGGAGGACAGACCGTCAGAGTCCAGCCCGGCATGAGCTGCTTCGACCACGCCGAATCGTTCACTATGATCCGCGGCGGGCACCTTGACATCAGCGTCATGGGAGGCTTCCAGGTCTCGGAGAAGGGCGACCTAGCAAACTATATGGTCCCCGAGAGGAAGATAGGCACTATCGGAGGTGCCATGGATCTGGCTGTAGGAGCCAAGAAATTGATAGTAGTCATGAACCATGTCACCAAAGACGGCAAACCAAGAGTAGTTAAACAATGCACCTATCCCATCACAGCTATAGAAAGTGTATCCTTGCTGGTTACGGATATAGCCGTGATTGAAGTAACCGATAAGGGATTGGTGCTTAAAGAAGTTGCTCCAGGTTGGACGCCCGAGGAGGTTCAGAAGCTGACCGAACCCACGCTCATCGTCGATCCTGGTTGCCACGATATAGAGTTAATGTAA
- a CDS encoding NAD(P)/FAD-dependent oxidoreductase — MAKNYDVIIIGGGPNGLTEACYLARAGLKVLVLERRNEIGGGLATEQITLPDFYHNTHAIYHLMVDYSPTTPDFEFDKRYGIQYIRPEHQWCMPLLDGNSVSIYTDAEKTAKSIEKFSKKDADSYRENSKRFQKLVDEFLGPATYLPTLPALDAVMGMEKTEWGKDINELTEKTPEEIVNELFEHDVVRTMFLFVACHWALQYDMTGVSYLVPLLINRAANYQLVQGGSHRLSNALTRFCLEYGAEILTNACVKKIIVENGTAKGIELTDGGVYMADKAVISTLDVDSTFLKFIGEKNLDPNFVDKVKGWQWEHWSLCHQHLALREAPNFKAAEKNPDVNKAFIYILGYETEDNLKGVWDSMLQKTGEIPQPEGFSCCFPSVHDPYQAPQGKCSGLISQMAPYEIKGGKDNWLKMKFKEERAEVQRKVLEKYAPNMTKKNVMFWNMTTPADIEDKFPNMVKGSIKQGAYDSLQMGHQRPNDECSNHVTPIKNLYIGGASSYSGGLVTFGPGVTTANKVADDLKIQKWWKPTPAVDKCWNTYFK; from the coding sequence ATGGCAAAGAATTACGATGTAATCATCATCGGCGGCGGCCCCAACGGGCTCACGGAAGCCTGTTATCTGGCGAGAGCGGGGCTCAAGGTACTCGTGTTAGAGAGGCGAAACGAGATCGGCGGAGGGCTGGCTACCGAACAGATAACCCTGCCCGATTTCTACCACAACACGCACGCCATCTATCATCTGATGGTGGACTACTCCCCCACGACCCCGGACTTCGAGTTCGACAAGCGGTACGGCATCCAGTACATACGTCCCGAGCACCAGTGGTGTATGCCGCTCCTCGACGGCAATTCGGTGTCCATCTACACCGACGCCGAGAAGACAGCCAAGTCGATAGAGAAGTTCTCCAAGAAGGACGCCGACAGCTACCGCGAGAACTCAAAGAGGTTCCAGAAGCTGGTCGACGAGTTCCTGGGCCCGGCCACCTACCTGCCGACGCTTCCGGCACTCGACGCCGTAATGGGCATGGAAAAGACCGAGTGGGGCAAGGACATCAATGAACTGACAGAAAAGACTCCGGAAGAGATCGTTAACGAGCTCTTCGAGCACGATGTCGTCAGGACAATGTTCCTCTTCGTAGCATGCCACTGGGCGCTGCAGTATGACATGACCGGCGTCAGCTACCTGGTGCCGCTGCTCATCAACCGCGCAGCCAACTACCAGTTGGTGCAGGGCGGCTCGCACCGTTTGTCTAATGCCCTGACCCGCTTCTGCCTTGAGTACGGCGCTGAGATTCTGACCAACGCCTGCGTCAAGAAGATTATCGTAGAGAACGGCACGGCCAAGGGCATCGAGCTTACCGACGGCGGCGTGTACATGGCGGATAAGGCCGTCATCAGCACACTTGACGTTGACAGCACATTCCTCAAATTCATCGGGGAGAAGAACCTCGACCCGAATTTTGTCGATAAGGTCAAAGGTTGGCAATGGGAACACTGGAGCCTGTGCCACCAGCATCTGGCCTTGAGGGAGGCCCCCAATTTCAAGGCCGCGGAGAAGAATCCCGATGTGAACAAAGCCTTCATCTACATACTGGGCTATGAGACCGAGGATAACCTGAAGGGAGTCTGGGACTCTATGCTCCAGAAGACAGGCGAGATACCCCAGCCCGAGGGCTTCAGCTGCTGCTTCCCCAGCGTGCACGACCCGTACCAGGCGCCGCAGGGCAAATGCTCCGGCCTCATCTCTCAGATGGCGCCGTACGAGATAAAGGGCGGCAAGGACAACTGGCTCAAGATGAAGTTCAAGGAAGAGCGTGCTGAGGTACAGCGCAAGGTCCTGGAGAAGTATGCTCCGAATATGACCAAGAAGAACGTCATGTTCTGGAATATGACGACTCCCGCTGACATCGAGGACAAGTTCCCGAACATGGTCAAAGGATCGATAAAGCAGGGCGCCTACGATTCGCTGCAGATGGGACATCAGCGTCCCAACGACGAGTGCTCCAACCACGTCACACCGATAAAGAACCTGTACATCGGCGGAGCCTCCAGCTACTCCGGCGGACTGGTGACCTTTGGTCCTGGTGTCACAACCGCCAACAAGGTTGCCGACGACCTGAAGATACAGAAATGGTGGAAGCCGACTCCTGCGGTTGATAAATGCTGGAACACCTATTTTAAATAG